A segment of the Aromatoleum aromaticum EbN1 genome:
CGCTCACGGCTTTCTGAGGACACCATGATCAAGCGTTCCCTGCTGCTCCCGCTGCTGCTGGTTGCCGGCGGCCTTCAGGCCCAAGAACCGGCTCCCGATCTTGCAAAGGCGAAAATGACGGCTGAAACCGTCTGCGCCGGCTGCCACGGACCGGATGGCAACAGTCCGATTTCGGCCAATCCAAAGATCGCGGGGCAGCACGAGGAATATCTCTACAAGCAGCTGAGAGCGTTCAAGTCATGGGACGGCAAGCCGCCCGAGCGCGAGAACCCCATCATGGGCGCCATGGTGGCCGGACTCGAAGACGCGGACATGAAAGCGCTCGCGGTCTACTTCGCGTCGCAGAAGCTGCAGCCCGAGAGCGCGAAGAATGCGGAGACGGCACAACAGGGCCAGGACATCTGGCGTGCCGGCATCACCGCGAAAGGCCTGCCGGCCTGCTCGGGCTGTCACGGCCCGACCGGCGCAGGCATGCCGGTCCAGTATCCGCGCATTGCAGGCCAGTTCGCCGAGTACACCGAAGCGCAACTGAAGGCCTTCCGCGACGGCGTACGCAAGAACGATCCGAACCTGATGATGCAGACGATCGCGCTGAAGATGACGGACGCGGAAATCAAGGCGGTCGCGGATTACGTGGCAGGACTGCGTTAAGAACCGAACAGCGGGATCGCAGTTCGTGAACGGGGTGGTTCGGCCACCCTTTTTCTTGCCGGCCCCCGAACCGCCAGCCACGAATGTCCGGGCGCAACTGACGAGCGCCCTCGACCAGAACACGAGTTGCCGCGCAGACGGTCGAGCGTGCAATGATAATCAGCAGTGTGGCGGCGCGCCGCCGCGGCAAGGGATGAGAGTCATGAAACAGAACTCCGGCGCGAAGCCCGCGCCCCGCTCCCCCCACCTGACCACCGCCGAAGCGCGGCGAACGATTCTGGAAAGCCTGGCGCCGATAAGCGGGTGGGAACGCGTGGCGGTCCGCAACGCGCTCGGGCGGATTTTGCTCGAGGACGTGATCGCGCCGTGCAACGTGCCGGCCCACGACAACTCCGCGATGGACGGCTATGCCGTGCGGTTTCGCGATCTCGAGGCCCGGCCCGAAACGGCGCTTGCGGTGGTGGGCACCGCGTTCGCCGGCAAACCGTTTTCGGGCATCGTCGGTGCGGGACAGGCAGTTCGGATCATGACTGGCGCACCGATTCCGCAAGGCGCCGACACCATCGTCGTGCAGGAAATGGCCCGCGCCGCCGACAGCCAGGTGTTCATCCCGCCGGGACAGCAGGCAGGGCAAAACCTGCGCCGTGCGGGCGAGGATCTCGCTCTCGGCAGCGTCGCACTGCCGGCTGGAAAGCGCTGCGGCCCGGCCGAACTCGGGTTGGTCGCTTCGCTCGGCATCGCCGAAGTCACCGTGCGCCGGCGCCTGCGTGTCGCGTTCTTCTCGACCGGCGACGAACTTGCGTCCATCGGCAAGCCGCTCGCACCGGGCGAAGTCTACGACAGCAATCGCTACACACTCTTCGGCGCGCTTTCCCGTCTGGGCTGCGACATGCTCGACATGGGCGTCGTGCCAGACAACCCGACGGCCCTCGAAGCAGCTTTTCGCGGTGCCTCGGCCGATGCGGACGTGATCCTGACCAGCGGCGGCGTGTCGGTCGGCGAGGCCGATTTCATCCGCGAGCTGGTGAATCGCCTCGGCGAGGTCGCGTTCTGGAAAATCGACATCAAGCCGGGCCGCCCGATGGCTTTCGGCCGTATCGGCGATACCTGGCTGTTCGGCCTGCCGGGCAATCCGGTCGCAGTGCTGGTGACTTTTTACCAGTTCGTGCAGGATGCCCTGCTCGTCCTCTCCGGCGTTTCGCCGCTGCCGGAACCCGCGCTGTTCGAAGTTTCGTGCGGAGAAGCGATCCGCAAGCAGGCCGGCCGCCGGGAGTTCCTGCGCGGCCAGCTGGGAACGGTCGACGGCCGGCAGACGGTGCGCCTCGCGGGAGCGCAGGGCTCGGGAGTGCTGCGGTCAATGTCCGAGGCGAACTGCTTCATCGTCCTGCCCGAAGAACGCGGCGACGTGGCAGCCGGAGAACCGGTTATGGTGCAGGTTTTCGACGGACTGATCTGAAGCGACGTTTCACCGGATGGACATTCAATGACCCAGGACGAACTCAAGAAGGCAGCCGCGATCGCGGCACTCGACTACGTCGAAAACGGAATGATCGTCGGCGTCGGCACCGGCTCGACCGTCAATCATTTCATCGACGGTCTGGCCGGCATCAAGGGCCGGATCGCGGGAGCGGTGTCCAGTTCGGAAGCCAGCGCACGCCGCCTGCAGGCCCACGGCATCCCGGTTCTGGATCTGAACGACATCACCGACCTGCCGGTGTACGTGGATGGAGCCGACGAGATCGATGGCGGGTTTTGCATGATCAAGGGCGGAGGCGGCGCGCTGACCCGCGAAAAGATCGTCGCGGCGGTTGCGCGCCGGTTCATCTGCATCTGCGACGCGAGCAAGAAGGTCGCCTGTCTCGGCCGCTTTCCGCTGCCGGTCGAGATCATTCCGATGGCCCGCGCCTACGTCGAACGCGAACTGGTCCGGATCGGCGGTCGGCCCGAACTGCGCGAGGGATTCGTCACCGACAACGGCAACCTGATCGTGGACGTGCACGGCTTGATGATTACCTCACCGCGCGCGCTCGAGACCGAGCTGAACCAGATTGTCGGGGTGGTCACCAATGGCCTGTTCGCGCGCCGCGGCGCGGACGTGCTGCTGCTGGCAACGCTCGCCGGGGTCGAGCGACAGGTTGCAAACTGAGAAGCGCGCGCTCCCGACGCTCACCTGAAACATTCCGGTCATTTTTTGCTGCTAGCCTCCTCGCACACAGGGGATTCCAACATGCCGAGCAAACACACTCTTACTCATTTCGACACCGAACTGGAGTCCATCCGCAAGCGTCTGCTGGAAATGGGCGGCCTCGTCGCACAGCAGCTGAGCCGCGCGATCGAGGCGCTGAGCAGCGGGGACATGGCAACGATCGAAGCGGTCATCGAAGACGACCGACGCGTCAATGAAGAGGAAGTCGCGCTCGACGACGCCTGCATCCTGCTCATTGCACGGCACGGGCCCACAGCGGGCGACCTGCGCATGGTCATGACGATGATCCAGATGATCACCGACCTCGAACGGGTCGGCGACGAAGCGAAGAAAATTGCGAAGGCGGGCAGGCAGATCATCGGCTCCGACGTGGTTTTCGTGCCGAAAGTCGAACTGCGGCACGTCGCGGCGATGGTGATCGACATGCTGCAGCGCGCGCTCGACGCCTTCGCCCGCATGGATCCCTCGTCGTCGGCCGACATCGCCCGCCAGGACAAGGAAGTCGACGCGATCTTCAAAGGCATCATGCGCCAGCTGATCACCTACATGATGGAAGATCCGCGGCTCATCACGCGCGCGCTCGATGTGCTGTTCATCGCCAAATCGATCGAGCGGATCGGGGACCACGCCAAGAACGTGTCGGAATACGTGGTGTATATGGTCAGGGGCCGCGACGTGCGCCACGAAGGGATCGAAGCGCTGGAGCGCGAGTCCAGGGTCCGCTGACGGGGCTGCTGCGGCCGGAAAAGCGAAGGGATGACCCGCAGGTCATCCCTTCGTCGTTCGCACCCGCGGCATGCGCCGGGATTTACTGTGCGGGAGGAACGTAGCCGCCGACCTGGTCCGCACCACCGCCGAAGAAATGCTTTTCCATCTGTTCGGCGAGGTACTTCCGTGCCCGCGCATCCATCAGGTTGAGGCGATTTTCATTGATCAGCATGGTCTGGTACTTCACCCACTGCTGCCAGGCTTCCTTGGACACATTCTCGAAAATGCGCTTGCCCAGCGCGCCCGGCACCGGCGGCAGGTCCAGCCCTTCCGCTTCGCGCCCAAGCTTGATGCAATTGACCATACGGGCCATCGTTCAATCCCCTCTGCAAATGGGTTCATCGGATTCTGAAGACGCCATTCTATCGGATTCGTGCGCTTCACTCCTGGCCAGCGTCCATCTGTTGCGGCCACGATTCTTCGAGCAGTACATCGCCTGATCGGCAATCGCGATGAGCTGTTCCGGGTTGTCCGCGTGCTGCGGGAACAGCGCGATCCCGAGGCTCGCGGTGAGGTTCATGGACCGTCCCTCGAATTCGAAGCGCTGCGTCTCGATGACTTCGAGGATGCGGCGGGCGAGCTCGCACAGATCGCGCTCTTCGGCATCGGGCACCAGCACGCCGAATTCGTCGCCGCCGAGGCGGAAGAACATCTCGTTGCGCCGGATCACGCCCGCGACGGCCCGGGAGAGACCGACGAGCACCGCATCGCCCGCCTGGTGACCGAACTCGTCGTTGATCGGCTTGAAACCGTCGAGGTCGATCGCGATCAGTCCGACACGGACCTGATGGCGGGTCGCTTCGGCCAGCAGGCGATTCAGCTCCTCGTGGAAACGCCGCCGGTTGAAAAGGTTCGTCAGCGGATCGCGCTCGGCCAGTTCCACCATCTTCCGGGCGATCTTTCGCTCTTCGGTGACATCCTCGTAGATCCACACCCGCCCGATCCAGCGCTGGCCCTCGGCCGACTCCACGACCGTGGACACGTCGGTGACGATGCGTCCGTCGCACAGGCCGATCTCGTGCGTTTCGCTGACACCATGCATCTGCAGCACGCCGGCGATGTGTTCGAAATACGCTTCGGGCTGCTCGATCAACGGAGCCACGCGACTTTGCAGCACCACGTCGCGCATCCCGATGAGGTTCTCGTCGGGCTCGAACCCCCAGATGTCGAGCATCGCACGGTTGTAGTAGAGGACCCGGTGGTCGCGGTCCATGAACAGAATGCCGAGGCGGATCACGTTGAGCAGTGCCGAAAGGCGCTGGCGCTCATCGTTGCTGCGGGCCAGATAGCGTTCACGAAGCGCCTGCGCGCGACGCAGCTCGGTCACGGTCTCGAGCAGTTTGTATTCAGTTTCCTTGCGCGCCTGGATGTCCTCCGCCGACATCCGCAAACCTGCCGGATGAGTGGAATCGTCGCCGAGCCGCCGCCAGTGGCATGCGACCCAACAGATGCGCCCGTCGGCACGCATCAGGCGCATCTCGAAATTCGCGGGTGGGCCGCCCTCGGCGACTTTCCGCGCCGTGCGCAAACAATAATTGCGGTCCGACTCATGCACGAGGAACGCGATCGCATCGGGCGCTGCGAGGCATTCGGCAGGCGTGCGGCCGGTGATGCGGTGGATCGACGGGCTGATCCAGACGAGGCGCCCGCCGACATCGAACAGCGCCTCCAGTCCATACACGCCTTCGGCAACCTCCCGCAGCCGCCGCACCTCGTCGGAGACGGCGTCGATACGTGCGAGGGCATCCTGCGGCTGAACCTCCCGTGAAAGCGCGAGCGGAATCGCTGCGTCGGCATCGAGCCGGTCGAGCCGCGCCGCGATCTCGATATTGCCCTGCTCCCTTTCGCGCCCCCGGCGCAGCCTGTCGCAGCGCACGGCTGCCCCAGCCAGCAGGCCGATTACGGCGATCGTGATCACCGCCGCAAGGCGCGCGCCCTCGGCCCCGACATACTTTCCGATTCCGACTGCGAACGCAGCAAGCATCGCGGCGACCATGCCGGCGAGCACCGGAACCAGCTTTGCGCTGCCCTCTTCGCCGCTCAATTCGTCGCCTCCTCGCATACTGCGAGAGACCTCTTTGCGGCAGGCAATACCTCGCGAATGCTCATAGCGGCTTCGTGAACACCTTGGAGCGGCGCTGGTAGTTGTACAGTTCACGCTTCTGCCGCGGCAGGGCGTCCGGCCCGATCTCGCTGAAGCCGCGCTCGCGGAACCAGTGCGCGGTGCGCGTGGTCAGCACGAACAGCCGCTCGAGGCGCTGCGCGCGCGCGCGCTGCTCGATCCTTCGCAGCAGCTGGTCGCCCAGCCCCGCCCGCCGGTACTCGGGAGTCACTGCAAGGCAGGCGAGTTCGGCGGCACGTTCGTCGCTGAACGGGTACAGCGCGGCGCACCCCACGAGCACTCCGTCGTGTTCGACGACAGTGAAGCGGTCGATTTCCTGTTCCAGCAGCTCGCGGCCCCGCCGCACCAGCGTGCCGTCCGTTTCCATCGGCGAGATCAGGGCGACCAGCGCGGCGACGTCCTCGACGGTGGCTTCGCGCAAGCGGAACAGCGGGTCGCGCGACACGATGGTGCCGACACCGGCGTGCGTGAAAAACTCCAGCAGCAGGCCGCCGTCCTTGTCATGGTCGATCAGATGGACGCGCGCGACGCCGCGGCGCACGGCGCGGATCGCACAGGGCAGGTAGAGATCGAGATCCTCGGTCAACCCTTCGCCGGCGTTGAACATGCGCTCGGCTTCGTCCGCGGTAACGGAATCGATCAGATGCTGGTCCGCATCCAGCAGTCCCGGCGCGTCGCACAGGTAGATGAGCTTTTCGGCGTGGACCGCTATCGCGACCGCTTCCGCAACTTCCTCCATCGCCAGATTGAAAATCTCTCCCGCCGGCGACACGCCCAGCGGAGTGATCAGCACGACGTTCTGCTGATCGAGGTCGGCGTTGATTTCCTCGGCGATGATCTTGCGCACCGCCCCCGTATACAGGTAATCAACGCCCTCGACGACGCCGACCGGACGCGCCGTGATGAAGTTGCCGCCAGTGATGCGCATGTAGCTGCCCGCCATCGGCGTGTTCGGCAGCCCTTGGGACAGCAGCGCTTCGACTTCGATACGGGTCACCGCCATCGCCGCCTTGACGCATTCAAGCGCGTCGGCGTCGGTCACCCGCAGACCGTTGTGGTAGCGCGGCTCGAGACCGCGGCGCGCCAGTTCGGCATCGATCTGGGGACGCGCGCCATGCACGAGGACGAGGCGAATCCCGAGCGCCGCCAGCAGGTTGCAGTCGTATGCAAGACTTTGCGCGCGGACGCCGGCCGCGACCTCGCCGCCGAAACCGATCACGAACGTCCGGCCGCGAAAGGCGTGGATGTAGGGGGCCGCCCCACGCACCCAGGCGACGAACTGGTCGGTGGTCGCAGGGACTTCGGTTGCGGCACGGGAAGGAGTGGGTTGCCCGTTCAAGCGATCACCGTCAGGAGTCTTTGAGCTGTACGCGCCGCCAAAACGAGGCACGGAGCCCGAAAACCTCACATTCTAACGAAACAGGGACGCTGCGCATGCGCTTACCATGTGCCGAAACGCAAAACGTCGTTTCCCAGCTCCATTTCAAGCCCTGCGCAGAAAGTTGGCAACACTTTGATACGGGCAAACTCCGCTCGAACAGCGGGCAACTGCGGCGCCACCACGTCGTACTCGGCGTTGTCGATCCTGTGGCCGAGCTCAGCCGAGTCGCACGCGCCCGTCCAGCTTCAGAAATCGCCCCACAGCGCCTGTAGCGCGGCGACCGCAGCGAGCCCGGCCGTCTCGGTGCGCAGCACCCGCGGCCCGAGTCCGACCGGAACACACCCCGCGGCCCGGCACATCGCGAGTTCCTCGTCCGACCAGCCGCCTTCGGGGCCGACGAGCAGGTGCAGCGCGGCATCGGGGCGGGCGAGCGACGCCAGGCGCCGGCCCTCGACCGGGGTCAACACGAGTCTCGACCCCACTGCGGCGCTGGCGAGATACTCGCGCAGCCCGGTGATCGGCTCGATCTCCGGCACGCGATTGCGCCCGCTCTGCTCGCACGCCGAGATCGCCACCTGGCGCCAGTGCGCGACACGCTTGTGCGCACGCTCGCCCGACAGCTTCAGCACGCAACGCTCGGCCTGCAGCGGGACGAGCGCCGAGGTGCCCAGCTCGACGGCCTTCTGCACGATCCAGTCCATCTTCTCGCCGCTCGCGAGCGCCTGCACCAGCACCAGCGACAGCGGCGACTCGCGTTCCAGCGCGTGGTATTCGTCGCGTACCGCGAGGGCGTCCCGGCCGCGCACTTGCAGCCGGGCGGCCAGCTCTCCACCGCGTCCGTCGAACAGCACCAGCGGGTCGCCGTCGCGCAGGCGCAGCACGCGCAAGGCGTGGTGCGCGAGCGCGTCCGGCAGTTCGATTTCGCCCGAATCGGGCAACGGGCAAGGAAAAAAGAAGCGAGAAATCATCATGCTATTATAAGGAAACCCTTGTCTTTCCGGAGCTTCTCGATGGTCGCAACGACAACTCCGCTGTGCAATTTCGGCTGGCCGGCGCCGGACTTCGACCTGCCCGGCGTCGACGGCAAGCGTCATACGCCTGCGTCGGCGCGCGGGCCCAACGGCCTGCTGGTGATGTTCATCTGCAATCACTGCCCGTACGTGAAAGCCGTCATCGACAAGATCATCCGCGACGCGCGCGAGCTGGCAGAGCACGGTATCGGCAGCATCGCGATCATGGCGAACGATCCGGCCGACTATCCGGAAGACTCGTGGGACAACATGGTGCGCATCGCCCGCGACCTCGACTTTCCGTTTCCGTACGTGCTCGACGCGACGCAGGCGGTCGCGAAAGCGTACGGCGCGGTGTGCACGCCGGATTTCTTCGGCTTCAACAGCCGGCTCGAGCTGCAGTACCGCGGCCGCCTCGACGCATCGGGCCGCGGCCCGACGCCTGCCGGGGCGCGCCGCGAGCTCTTCGACGCGATGCTGCAGGTCGCGCGCTCCGGCGAAGGGCCGCGCGAGCAGAGCCCGAGCATCGGCTGTTCGATCAAATGGCGGGAGGCGTGACATGTCGACTGTCGGGCAACGACTCGCCTGTGCCCGTGCGCTCGAATCGGTCGTGCGCGACATCGCCCGCGAAGTCATCCTGCCGCGCTATCTGAAGACCGCGCGCAATCGCAAGCCGGACGGGTCGCTGTTCACCGAAGCCGATCTCGAATCGCAGGACCGCTTCATCGAAGCGCTGCCCCGCCTGCTGCCCGGCCCCGTGCTCGGCGAGGAAATGAGCGGCGAAGAGCAGGCCCACCTGTGGAGCAGCGGGCGGGCCGGCATGTGGTGCATCGATCCGATCGACGGCACCACCAACTTCGCCAACGGCATTCCGTTCTTCGCGGTGTCGATCGCGTATCTCGTCGAACAGGAAACCCGCTTCGGCGTCGTCTATAACCCGGTCACCGACGAATCGTTCTACGCCGCGAAAGGCGCCGGTGCGTTCCTCAACGGCGTGGAACTCCCCCTCCGCCCTGCTGCGCCGCGCCTGCACGACGCGGTCGCCGGCATCGATTTCAAGCGCATCAGCCATCACCTCGGCGACGAACTCGCGGTGCGGCCGCCGTATTTCTCGCAGCGCAACTTCGGCTCGAGCGCGCTCGAATGGTGTTTCGTCGCCGCCGGTCGGCTCGACGTCTATCTGCACGGCGGGCAGATGCTGTGGGACTACGCGGCGGGCCGGCTGATCCTGGCCGAGGCCGGCGGGGAGGCGGCGGCGCTCGACGGCGGGTCGCTGATGGCGGGGCCGGCGATCAAGCGCGGCATCATCGCCGCGGCCAATCCGACGCTGTTTCTCGAGTGGCGCAACTGGGTGGCCGCGCACTCCTGACCTTCCCGACCGGGCTCGTCGGGCTTCCGGGCGGCAGCTTCGCCCCGCGCCGCAAACCTCACCGCTTTCACGATCACCGCTTTCAAGATCACATTTCCCACGAACCTGCCCGCGGAACTTCGCCATGTCCATGAAACATCCGATCATCGCCGTGACCGGCTCCTCCGGCGCCGGCACGACCACGGTGAAACATACGTTCGCCGCGATCTTCCACCGCGAGCGCGTCAACGCCGCGATCGTCGAAGGCGACAGTTTCCACCGCTACACGCGCAACGAGATGAACCGCCTGATCGAGGATGCGGAACGGATCGGGCAGCGCGGCATCAGCCATTTCGGGCCGGAAGCGAACCTCTTCGAAGAGCTCGAGAACCTGTTCCGCGCCTACGGCGAATCGGCGACCGGCCGCAACCGCTCGTACATCCACAACGAGGAGGAATCGGCGCGCCTCGGGCTGGCGATCGGCACTTTCACCGAATGGGAAGACCTTCCCGTCGGCACCGACTGCCTGTTCTACGAGGGGCTGCACGGCGGTGTCGTCGCCGACAAGGTGGATGTCGCGCGGCACGTCGATCTGCTGATCGGCGTCGCCCCGGCGATCAACCTCGAATGGATCCAGAAGCTGCACCGCGACACGAAGATTCGCGGCTACTCGATGGAAGCCGTGCAGGACACGATCCTGCGCCGCATGCACGACTACGTCCATTACATCGTGCCGCAGTTCTCGCTCACGCACATCAACTTCCAGCGCATCCCGATCGTCGACACGTCGAATCCGTTCATCGCGCGCGATGTGCCCACGCTCGACGAATCGATGGTCGTGATCCGCTTCAAGGACCCGCGCGGCGTCGATTTTCCCTATCTGCTGCGCATGATTCACGAGTCGCAGATGTCACGGGCGAACTCGATCGTGATCCCGGGCGGCAAGATGGACCTCGCGATGCAGCTGATCCTGACACCGCTGATCTGGAAGCTGATGGAACGCCGGCGGCAGTGGGTGTAGGCCCGCGCCGCCCCGTCAGGCGGCGGCAATAGCGTTGCCGCGCCAGACACTTATCCGTTTTGCAGCGCAGCAGGCCCTACCCCATTGCCGTCGTTTTCGGCGATAATTCCGCTTTTTCCAAGCCGTCACAGGCCAGAGAAAGCCATGCCGCCAGCCGCACACACGAATCCGCGCAACGTCACTCCCCCGGTCTTCAACCCGGTCACCGGCGCGATTCGCGCGCTCGCGATGGACGCCGTCCAGCAAGCCAACTCGGGCCACCCGGGCGCCCCGATGGGCATGGCCGAGATCGCCGAAGTCCTGTGGCGCCACCACCTGCGTCACAATCCGGCGAACCCGCAATGGGCCGACCGCGACCGCTTCGTGCTGTCGAACGGCCACGGCTCGATGCTGATCTACGCGCTGCTGCACCTGACCGGCTACGATCTGCCGATCGAAGAGCTCAAGCGCTTCCGCCAGTTGCACAGCAAGACTCCCGGCCACCCCGAGTACGGCTACACGCCGGGCGTCGAGACGACCACCGGGCCGCTCGGCCAGGGCCTCAGCAACGCCGTCGGCATGGCGATCGCCGAGAAGGTGCTCGCCGCCGAATTCAACCGGCCCGGCCACGCCATCGTCGATCACCACACCTACGTGTTCGTCGGCGATGGCTGCCTGATGGAAGGCATTTCGCACGAAGTCTGCTCGCTCGCCGGCACGCTCGGCCTCGGCAAGCTGATCGCCTTCTATGACGACAACAGCATTTCGATCGACGGCGACGTCGCGGGCTGGTTCACCGACGACACGCCGAAGCGCTTCGAAGCCTACGGCTGGCATGTCGTGCGCGACGTGCAGGGTCACATGTCGGCCGAAATCGACGATGCGATCCGCGCCGCGAAAGCCGAGACCAGGCGGCCGACGCTGATCTGCTGCAAGACGGTCATCGGCGCGGGCTCCCCGGCCAAGCAGGGCGGCCACGACTGCCACGGCGCGCCGCTCGGCGCCGCGGAGATCACGGCCGCGCGCGCCCATATCGGCTGGACCCACGCGCCGTTCGAGATCCCCGCCGATGTCTACGCCGAGTGGGACGCGCGCGAAGCCGGCAAGGCCCGCGAAGCCGACTGGAACGCAACGTTCGCCGCGTACGCCGAGTCCTTCCCCGAAGCCGCCGCCGAGTTCGAACGCCGCATGAAAGGCGAGCTGCCGGCGAGTTGGGCGCAGCATGTCGACAGCGTGCTCGCGAAGTTCGGCGAGAAGGCCGAGACGATCGCGACGCGCAAGGCGAGCCAGAACTCGATCGAGGCGTTCGCGCCTGCGCTGCCCGAGCTGATCGGCGGCTCGGCCGACCTCGCCAGTTCGAACCTGACGCTGTGGTCCGGCTCGAAGGGCGTGTCGAAGGATTCCGGCGGCAACTACATCTACTACGGCGTGCGCGAATTCGGCATGGCCGCGATCGCCAACGGCATCGGCCTGCACGGCGGGCTGATCCCCTACACCGCCACCTTCCTGATGTTCAGCGAATACGCGAGGAACGCGCTGCGGATGGCGGCGCTGATGAAGCTGCGCCAGGTGTTCGTGTTCACGCACGACTCGATCGGCCTCGGCGAGGACGGCCCGACGCACCAGCCGGTCGAGCAGACTGCGACGCTGCGCCTGATCCCCAACATGGACGTGTGGCGGCCGTGCGACACCGTCGAAACCGCGGTCGCCTGGGCGAACGCGATTGAACGCCGCGACGGCCCGTCGTCGCTGCTGTTCTCGCGCCAGAACCTGCCGTTCCAGGCGCGCAACCCGGAGCAGGTCGCGGCGATTCGCCGGGGCGCCTACGTGCTGTCGGAAGCGGCGAACGGCAAGCCACAGGCAGTCGTCATCGCCACCGGCTCGGAAGTCGGTCTGGCGATGGCAGCGCAGCAGGCGCTCGCCGGCGACGACATCCATGTGCGCGTCGTGTCGATGCCCTCGACCAACGTGTTCGACCGCCAGGAAGCCGCGTACAAGGCGTCCGTGCTGCCGCTCGGCGTCCCGCGCGTCGCGGTCGAAGCCGGCGTTACCGGCCTGTGGCACAAGTACGTCGGCCTCGAAGGCGCTGTCGTCGGCATCGACACCTTCGGCGAATCCGCTCCGGCGGGGGACCTGTTCAGACATTTCGACATCACCGCCGACGCGGTCGCGCGCGCCGTGCGCTCGGTCCTTCTTTAACTGCCCATTCCCCATTCCATATACCTGTATTCCTCGAGGGAGATTCTTCGATGACCATCAAAGTCGCCATCAACGGTTACGGCCGGATCGGCCGCTGCACGCTGCGTGCGCTGTACGAGTTGGGCCTGCGCGACCAGTTCGAGATCGTGGCGATCAACGCCTCCGGCGATCTCGCCACCAATGCGCACCTGACCCGCTACGACACCACGCACGGCCGTTTCGCGACCCCGGTCGCGACCGAAGGCGACAATCTCATGATCGTCGGTGACGACCGCATCCCGTTCTTCTCGACGAAGGACCCGCTGGCGGTGAACTGGGGCGAGTTCGGCGTCGACGTGCTGCTCGAATGCACCGGCGCCTACGCGTCGAAAGCGAAGGCCGAAGTGCTCCTGAAGCAGGGCGCGAAAAAGGTGCTGATCTCCGCTCCGGGCGGCGATGATGTCGATGCGACGATCGTCTACGGCGTGAACCACGACGTGCTGACCCGCGACATGACGGTCGTGTCGAACGCGTCGTGCACGACCAACTGCCTCGC
Coding sequences within it:
- a CDS encoding c-type cytochrome, coding for MIKRSLLLPLLLVAGGLQAQEPAPDLAKAKMTAETVCAGCHGPDGNSPISANPKIAGQHEEYLYKQLRAFKSWDGKPPERENPIMGAMVAGLEDADMKALAVYFASQKLQPESAKNAETAQQGQDIWRAGITAKGLPACSGCHGPTGAGMPVQYPRIAGQFAEYTEAQLKAFRDGVRKNDPNLMMQTIALKMTDAEIKAVADYVAGLR
- the glp gene encoding gephyrin-like molybdotransferase Glp translates to MKQNSGAKPAPRSPHLTTAEARRTILESLAPISGWERVAVRNALGRILLEDVIAPCNVPAHDNSAMDGYAVRFRDLEARPETALAVVGTAFAGKPFSGIVGAGQAVRIMTGAPIPQGADTIVVQEMARAADSQVFIPPGQQAGQNLRRAGEDLALGSVALPAGKRCGPAELGLVASLGIAEVTVRRRLRVAFFSTGDELASIGKPLAPGEVYDSNRYTLFGALSRLGCDMLDMGVVPDNPTALEAAFRGASADADVILTSGGVSVGEADFIRELVNRLGEVAFWKIDIKPGRPMAFGRIGDTWLFGLPGNPVAVLVTFYQFVQDALLVLSGVSPLPEPALFEVSCGEAIRKQAGRREFLRGQLGTVDGRQTVRLAGAQGSGVLRSMSEANCFIVLPEERGDVAAGEPVMVQVFDGLI
- the rpiA gene encoding ribose-5-phosphate isomerase RpiA, which codes for MTQDELKKAAAIAALDYVENGMIVGVGTGSTVNHFIDGLAGIKGRIAGAVSSSEASARRLQAHGIPVLDLNDITDLPVYVDGADEIDGGFCMIKGGGGALTREKIVAAVARRFICICDASKKVACLGRFPLPVEIIPMARAYVERELVRIGGRPELREGFVTDNGNLIVDVHGLMITSPRALETELNQIVGVVTNGLFARRGADVLLLATLAGVERQVAN
- the phoU gene encoding phosphate signaling complex protein PhoU — its product is MPSKHTLTHFDTELESIRKRLLEMGGLVAQQLSRAIEALSSGDMATIEAVIEDDRRVNEEEVALDDACILLIARHGPTAGDLRMVMTMIQMITDLERVGDEAKKIAKAGRQIIGSDVVFVPKVELRHVAAMVIDMLQRALDAFARMDPSSSADIARQDKEVDAIFKGIMRQLITYMMEDPRLITRALDVLFIAKSIERIGDHAKNVSEYVVYMVRGRDVRHEGIEALERESRVR
- a CDS encoding oxidative damage protection protein, encoding MARMVNCIKLGREAEGLDLPPVPGALGKRIFENVSKEAWQQWVKYQTMLINENRLNLMDARARKYLAEQMEKHFFGGGADQVGGYVPPAQ
- a CDS encoding sensor domain-containing diguanylate cyclase codes for the protein MRGGDELSGEEGSAKLVPVLAGMVAAMLAAFAVGIGKYVGAEGARLAAVITIAVIGLLAGAAVRCDRLRRGREREQGNIEIAARLDRLDADAAIPLALSREVQPQDALARIDAVSDEVRRLREVAEGVYGLEALFDVGGRLVWISPSIHRITGRTPAECLAAPDAIAFLVHESDRNYCLRTARKVAEGGPPANFEMRLMRADGRICWVACHWRRLGDDSTHPAGLRMSAEDIQARKETEYKLLETVTELRRAQALRERYLARSNDERQRLSALLNVIRLGILFMDRDHRVLYYNRAMLDIWGFEPDENLIGMRDVVLQSRVAPLIEQPEAYFEHIAGVLQMHGVSETHEIGLCDGRIVTDVSTVVESAEGQRWIGRVWIYEDVTEERKIARKMVELAERDPLTNLFNRRRFHEELNRLLAEATRHQVRVGLIAIDLDGFKPINDEFGHQAGDAVLVGLSRAVAGVIRRNEMFFRLGGDEFGVLVPDAEERDLCELARRILEVIETQRFEFEGRSMNLTASLGIALFPQHADNPEQLIAIADQAMYCSKNRGRNRWTLARSEAHESDRMASSESDEPICRGD
- the argA gene encoding amino-acid N-acetyltransferase, with the translated sequence MNGQPTPSRAATEVPATTDQFVAWVRGAAPYIHAFRGRTFVIGFGGEVAAGVRAQSLAYDCNLLAALGIRLVLVHGARPQIDAELARRGLEPRYHNGLRVTDADALECVKAAMAVTRIEVEALLSQGLPNTPMAGSYMRITGGNFITARPVGVVEGVDYLYTGAVRKIIAEEINADLDQQNVVLITPLGVSPAGEIFNLAMEEVAEAVAIAVHAEKLIYLCDAPGLLDADQHLIDSVTADEAERMFNAGEGLTEDLDLYLPCAIRAVRRGVARVHLIDHDKDGGLLLEFFTHAGVGTIVSRDPLFRLREATVEDVAALVALISPMETDGTLVRRGRELLEQEIDRFTVVEHDGVLVGCAALYPFSDERAAELACLAVTPEYRRAGLGDQLLRRIEQRARAQRLERLFVLTTRTAHWFRERGFSEIGPDALPRQKRELYNYQRRSKVFTKPL